From the Halodesulfovibrio sp. genome, one window contains:
- a CDS encoding protein-glutamate O-methyltransferase CheR, protein MSSLFSRTTSFQRELKASDEEFRQIRDFIYDLCGIHIADNRKYLIENRLAARLKDLNLKTFGEYYYYLRYDKNRRDELNKLYEVITTNETSFYRNPPQLKVFQEVVLKNMLSELKAKGSRRLRIWSAGCSSGEEPYTLGIILHEVLRTEIASWDIKITASDISTAVLAAAKSGIYSDYALRTTPPEITRKYFKKEGKEYHLAESVKKLVRFDQLNLNDKLQMRRVERSQIVFCRNVIIYFDDEMKTRVMSAFYDNLLPGGALLIGHSESLHNISRAFRPEHHKGAIVYRKDS, encoded by the coding sequence GTGTCATCACTTTTTTCTAGAACAACAAGTTTCCAACGGGAGCTTAAAGCCAGTGACGAAGAATTCCGACAGATTCGAGATTTTATCTACGATCTGTGCGGTATCCATATCGCCGACAATAGAAAGTACCTTATTGAAAATAGATTAGCCGCACGTTTGAAAGACTTGAATCTTAAGACCTTCGGTGAATATTACTACTACCTTCGCTATGATAAAAATCGTAGAGACGAGTTAAATAAGCTTTACGAAGTAATTACGACGAACGAAACCAGCTTTTACAGAAACCCACCACAACTTAAGGTTTTTCAGGAAGTTGTGTTGAAAAATATGCTGAGTGAGCTTAAGGCAAAAGGAAGCCGTAGACTGCGTATTTGGTCTGCTGGTTGTTCTTCAGGAGAAGAACCATATACTTTGGGCATAATTTTGCATGAAGTTTTGAGAACAGAAATTGCTTCCTGGGATATTAAAATCACAGCCAGTGATATTTCTACAGCGGTATTAGCGGCAGCTAAGAGTGGAATTTATTCCGATTATGCATTACGTACCACTCCTCCTGAGATCACGCGTAAGTACTTCAAGAAGGAAGGAAAAGAGTACCACCTTGCAGAAAGCGTAAAAAAACTTGTTCGGTTCGATCAGTTAAATCTGAACGACAAGTTGCAGATGCGACGGGTTGAGCGCTCTCAGATAGTATTCTGCCGAAACGTAATTATTTATTTTGATGATGAAATGAAGACTCGGGTTATGAGTGCCTTCTACGATAACTTGCTCCCGGGCGGTGCGTTGCTTATCGGGCATTCAGAGTCTTTACATAATATATCTCGGGCATTTAGACCCGAACATCACAAGGGTGCAATCGTCTATCGCAAAGATTCTTAA
- a CDS encoding ParA family protein, whose translation MNAKVLAIANQKGGVGKTTTTVTLGAALARKQKKVLVIDLDPHACASVHLRFFPDTVQRTTYDLFTAPRKVWPLLWKQLIGRNEGQSFDTAPASIRLSELEVDLKEKHGKGSLLKAALEEIRDQYDYILLDCPPQLGMLQVNAIVACDLLIIPIQTDFLALHGLKLLFDTLRTLNKVLPQPVMYRALATMYDKRAGACRRVLDLLGRKMGDLMFSSVIGVDTRFRDASALGKSVYEIDASCRGARGYELLAKEVEALW comes from the coding sequence TTGAACGCCAAAGTTCTGGCTATTGCCAATCAAAAAGGCGGGGTGGGTAAAACCACAACAACTGTCACTCTCGGTGCAGCGTTGGCGCGTAAACAAAAGAAGGTTCTGGTAATCGATCTGGACCCTCATGCTTGTGCCTCTGTGCATTTACGCTTTTTTCCGGATACGGTGCAGCGTACAACATATGATTTGTTTACAGCACCACGAAAGGTCTGGCCTCTGCTATGGAAGCAACTTATTGGTAGAAATGAGGGTCAAAGTTTTGACACAGCTCCGGCATCTATCAGGCTTTCAGAACTTGAGGTTGATCTTAAGGAAAAGCACGGTAAGGGCAGTTTGCTTAAAGCTGCGCTGGAAGAAATACGTGACCAGTATGACTATATCCTTTTGGATTGCCCGCCCCAACTGGGGATGCTTCAGGTTAATGCGATTGTTGCCTGTGATTTGTTAATTATTCCAATACAGACAGATTTCCTTGCGTTGCACGGGTTGAAACTACTTTTTGACACGCTGCGGACTCTAAATAAAGTGCTGCCGCAACCGGTTATGTATCGGGCATTGGCGACGATGTACGATAAACGGGCGGGTGCTTGCCGTAGGGTGTTAGATTTGCTCGGCAGAAAAATGGGAGATTTGATGTTTTCCTCGGTAATTGGAGTTGATACCCGTTTTAGGGATGCGAGCGCACTTGGCAAAAGTGTGTATGAAATTGATGCATCCTGTCGTGGCGCACGCGGGTATGAGCTTTTGGCAAAAGAGGTAGAAGCCTTATGGTAA
- a CDS encoding HEAT repeat domain-containing protein, whose product MSECDTILSRLRSDDSESVRDAAYVAGTEKLECAIPELIRHIQEGNLGVQEAADRALRVIRGEKTVQAVIPLLASEEAPVRNAAMDILREVAEDDLESVMKELKSSDPDLRIFVSDILGSSNSLFAVAPLCDALLKDEEVNVRYQAAVSLGELGFADAADSLIQALGDEEWVQFSVIEALTKIGAAQTAGALVRALSNATPLVASMIVEALGEMGDLKIVPLLVEQMKTAPAPLQNKICKAVVQLLGDKTLELLPADKREQFTEALLAALEDEDEDVQLAALRGLSTAQGDDATRKVMSTVVTFDVDRDTDKLLAAVECLAHIGCNSGFLEVFHGDNELGLRVAAEAVSRMSHDEMRKAIPTIISTFEEKNLLVQRDLITVLAAAAGSSEEAFFQNVLISHSDELILKKALYFLGENSKAPESAEIVFAMLSHESFEVKDVALEAAIAMNNEMLWIRFVSRVESEDPTERMMAVYALGKSTNDVYVDLLKEALSDPVVDVRLVAFEGLIALNADPASLMEQAKVLLNDDNRDIRIAVVDMIGKTQSDLYLQYLIEALDDEDDWVVVRAVEHLGALGNDDVVEPLLKVFAERSALVQHKVVKMLGNLGTERCFGALLTMMSHDDPEICDAAEQAANLIRSR is encoded by the coding sequence ATGTCTGAATGTGACACTATTTTAAGCCGGTTACGCTCTGATGATTCAGAATCCGTTCGCGACGCTGCCTATGTTGCAGGTACGGAAAAATTAGAGTGTGCAATCCCGGAACTGATCCGGCATATTCAGGAAGGAAACCTGGGTGTGCAGGAAGCAGCAGATCGTGCTTTGCGTGTAATCCGAGGGGAAAAAACTGTTCAAGCTGTTATTCCGCTGCTTGCTTCAGAAGAAGCACCAGTGCGTAACGCTGCCATGGATATTCTGCGCGAGGTTGCAGAAGATGATCTGGAAAGTGTGATGAAGGAACTGAAGAGTTCAGATCCGGATTTACGAATTTTTGTGTCCGATATTTTAGGCTCAAGCAACAGCCTGTTTGCAGTTGCCCCGTTGTGTGATGCATTGCTCAAAGATGAGGAAGTCAACGTTCGCTATCAGGCAGCGGTAAGCTTGGGCGAACTTGGGTTTGCTGATGCAGCGGATAGTTTGATTCAAGCATTAGGCGATGAAGAGTGGGTGCAATTTTCTGTTATTGAAGCTCTGACAAAAATTGGTGCAGCGCAGACAGCCGGAGCGTTAGTAAGAGCGCTAAGCAATGCCACTCCGCTTGTTGCATCCATGATTGTTGAAGCACTCGGCGAAATGGGTGATTTGAAAATTGTACCGTTGCTTGTTGAGCAGATGAAAACAGCTCCAGCGCCGCTTCAGAACAAAATTTGTAAAGCTGTTGTGCAGCTTCTGGGTGACAAGACTCTTGAACTGCTTCCTGCTGATAAAAGAGAGCAGTTTACAGAAGCATTACTCGCTGCCCTTGAAGACGAAGATGAAGATGTACAGCTTGCTGCACTGCGTGGGCTTTCTACAGCTCAAGGCGATGATGCTACTCGCAAAGTAATGAGTACGGTTGTTACCTTTGATGTTGACCGTGATACAGACAAACTTCTTGCTGCGGTGGAATGTCTTGCACATATTGGTTGTAATTCTGGATTCTTAGAAGTATTCCACGGTGATAACGAGTTAGGATTACGTGTTGCGGCGGAAGCCGTCTCCCGCATGTCTCATGATGAAATGCGAAAAGCAATCCCGACTATTATTTCTACTTTTGAAGAAAAAAATCTGCTGGTTCAGCGAGATTTAATTACTGTACTTGCTGCGGCTGCTGGTTCTTCAGAAGAAGCATTCTTCCAGAATGTATTAATCAGTCATTCCGATGAATTGATTTTGAAAAAGGCACTCTATTTCCTTGGTGAAAATTCGAAAGCGCCTGAAAGTGCTGAGATTGTCTTTGCCATGTTGTCACATGAATCCTTTGAAGTGAAGGATGTGGCACTTGAGGCAGCTATAGCCATGAATAACGAAATGCTGTGGATTCGTTTTGTATCCAGAGTAGAGAGTGAAGACCCTACCGAGCGTATGATGGCAGTATACGCTTTAGGTAAATCTACAAACGACGTGTATGTGGATTTACTCAAAGAAGCGCTTTCCGACCCTGTTGTCGATGTTCGACTGGTAGCCTTTGAAGGACTTATTGCATTAAATGCAGACCCTGCTTCCCTTATGGAACAGGCAAAAGTTTTACTTAACGATGACAACCGCGATATTCGCATTGCCGTAGTTGATATGATTGGTAAAACGCAGTCTGATCTGTATCTCCAGTACTTGATTGAGGCTCTGGACGATGAGGATGATTGGGTTGTTGTACGTGCTGTAGAGCATTTAGGTGCACTCGGTAACGATGACGTGGTGGAACCATTGCTAAAAGTATTTGCAGAGCGAAGCGCTCTGGTACAGCATAAGGTAGTAAAAATGTTAGGCAACCTTGGGACGGAACGTTGTTTCGGTGCACTGTTAACAATGATGAGTCACGATGATCCTGAGATTTGTGACGCAGCTGAACAAGCGGCGAATCTGATAAGAAGCAGATAA
- the pgl gene encoding 6-phosphogluconolactonase, which yields MTKTIDLTLSVTESPQALANHAAKLFVERCHDAIEKRGEYNVALSGGHTPKLFFKALASAKIGGSIPWEKVNFYWVDERCVEPDSEQSNYRLAKEELLHKVSATHFYRMKGEINSEKAADEYESLLRRHFQLGEGQIPRFDFILLGMGPDGHTASLFPDYDGIEITNRLVTDQYIRKMESWRITLTLPVLNNARACVFLIQGKEKHSVLARALDLLSERTLPAQRVQPTDGKLYWIVDQDAYEG from the coding sequence ATGACCAAGACTATCGACCTGACTCTTTCTGTTACTGAATCACCACAAGCGCTTGCCAATCACGCTGCAAAACTATTCGTAGAACGCTGTCATGATGCAATAGAAAAGCGCGGAGAGTACAATGTTGCACTCTCCGGTGGACATACTCCTAAACTTTTTTTCAAAGCTCTTGCCTCAGCAAAGATAGGCGGAAGTATTCCATGGGAAAAAGTAAACTTTTATTGGGTGGACGAGCGCTGTGTAGAGCCGGACAGCGAACAGTCCAACTATCGATTAGCAAAAGAGGAATTGCTGCATAAAGTTTCAGCTACTCATTTTTACAGAATGAAGGGTGAAATCAATTCTGAAAAAGCAGCAGATGAATACGAAAGCCTGCTCCGCAGACATTTCCAGTTGGGCGAAGGACAGATTCCAAGATTCGATTTCATTTTGCTGGGAATGGGTCCAGACGGACACACTGCCTCTTTATTCCCAGATTATGATGGTATCGAGATTACCAATCGCTTGGTTACAGATCAGTACATCCGCAAAATGGAAAGCTGGCGTATTACGCTGACATTGCCAGTATTGAATAATGCCCGTGCATGCGTGTTCCTTATTCAAGGAAAAGAAAAGCATAGCGTCTTAGCCAGAGCTTTAGACTTGCTTAGTGAGCGCACCTTACCTGCCCAACGAGTTCAGCCAACTGACGGCAAGCTATACTGGATTGTCGATCAAGACGCATACGAAGGCTAA
- a CDS encoding chemotaxis protein CheA, with product MSQDFLDPEIFADFIIEAKEHLETIEPNLLELEKAPEDTSLLDEIFRPMHSLKGASGFLGLNKINTLAHRAENIMDELRKGTMEATPAIMDVILEATDALRKIIDNLESEGEEGDVETEPINQTLDALLAGEEPAPAQAPAAAPVVEPEPVAAQEVVSEPAQPLVEETPLEDVQEKSAIDYETAQLNTNERADVDLPEGEPYALTSFGEGHLRDFIEEANENTEDLSNGLLELEQNPDDNDTLVNDLFRFFHNLKGNSGIIGFHELNSLTHEAETLLNRTRKGELPVSQGLIDVLLRCADIIDILVNKIDPSSGQVPLVDISEILSVLRHAVEHGEFPEIEKETAVASEEPEEVVEEPAEIPEYDKEDMDIFIATLTQQRVAIELSIKELEKDSSQEECINSLYRSLVTTQNSCSYMQYDKPRVQAERTAGLVDSGRSADMDFALMLDLLLQEIEILNDMVDAELNVFNLAIDTEAELRGVGEPVPEPEAPAAPAPEGELNIDLELPESGSADSPVSFVANALSEEPEPEKDTPVAPAPAVEPPAPVEKPAPKVEPAPAPKAEPKVESKPEPKAQPASAPAAPPAPSAKAKDKAPAKQQKPKSSSTIRVDHEKLDHLMNLIGELIINRNRYTMLARNLEDGNVDIQEVAQSLTETTYAMARISDDLQDTIMKVRMVPVSSVFSRFPRLVRDLSRKSGKQVELVMEGEETELDKSVVEVIGDPLVHLIRNAMDHGVESEEDRLKAGKQGKGTVHLRAYYRGNSVAIEIEDDGKGIDPEKMREVAVRKGIIGYDEAKVLDDREAMELIFAPGFSSAETITDISGRGVGMDVVRTNIKNLKGSVAIHSELGKGTRFTLTLPLTLAIIDALMVNVAGEEFAIPLDAVSETTKIEAERLTDVNGRKAVTLRGEVLGLVYMSDLLDLPRSEESDVLSVVVIHDNDRRLGLVVDKLHERQEIVIKPLGEYLGDLKGISGATIMGDGSVILILDPHEIYLMATSKAL from the coding sequence ATGAGCCAGGATTTTTTAGATCCGGAAATTTTTGCTGATTTTATTATCGAAGCAAAAGAACATCTGGAGACTATCGAGCCAAACTTACTGGAACTTGAAAAAGCTCCGGAAGATACCTCGTTACTTGATGAAATCTTTAGGCCGATGCATTCATTAAAAGGTGCATCCGGCTTTCTTGGTCTCAATAAGATAAATACGCTTGCCCATCGTGCTGAAAACATCATGGACGAATTGCGCAAGGGGACTATGGAAGCCACTCCTGCCATTATGGATGTGATTCTCGAGGCTACCGATGCATTGCGAAAAATTATCGATAACCTTGAGAGTGAGGGGGAAGAAGGCGACGTAGAAACTGAGCCGATCAACCAGACATTAGACGCGTTGCTTGCCGGTGAAGAACCTGCTCCGGCACAAGCCCCCGCTGCTGCACCAGTTGTAGAACCTGAACCTGTTGCAGCACAGGAAGTTGTTTCAGAACCTGCGCAACCGCTGGTTGAAGAGACTCCTCTTGAAGATGTGCAGGAAAAAAGTGCTATCGACTACGAAACTGCACAGCTGAACACAAATGAGCGCGCAGATGTTGATTTGCCGGAAGGTGAGCCATATGCGCTGACGTCATTTGGTGAAGGGCATCTTCGTGACTTTATCGAAGAAGCTAATGAGAACACAGAAGATTTAAGTAACGGTTTACTGGAACTTGAACAAAATCCTGATGATAACGATACTCTTGTTAACGATTTATTCCGTTTTTTCCACAACTTGAAAGGGAACAGCGGAATTATTGGTTTCCATGAACTGAACAGCCTTACGCATGAAGCAGAAACCTTGCTGAATAGAACACGCAAAGGTGAGCTTCCAGTCTCTCAGGGACTTATTGATGTTCTGCTGCGTTGTGCTGACATAATTGATATCCTCGTGAATAAAATTGACCCTTCATCCGGTCAGGTTCCACTTGTAGATATTTCTGAAATTTTATCCGTGTTGCGTCACGCTGTAGAGCACGGCGAGTTTCCTGAAATTGAAAAGGAGACAGCTGTTGCTTCTGAAGAGCCGGAAGAAGTCGTTGAAGAACCGGCAGAAATTCCTGAGTACGATAAAGAAGATATGGATATCTTTATCGCGACTCTAACTCAGCAGCGTGTTGCAATTGAGCTTTCAATTAAAGAGCTGGAAAAAGATTCTTCACAAGAAGAGTGCATTAATAGCCTTTATCGAAGCCTTGTTACAACGCAAAATTCTTGTAGCTACATGCAGTACGATAAGCCGCGCGTGCAGGCGGAACGTACTGCCGGACTGGTTGATTCTGGTCGTAGCGCAGATATGGATTTTGCCCTTATGCTTGATCTGCTGCTTCAGGAAATTGAAATTCTCAACGACATGGTCGATGCAGAGTTGAACGTCTTCAACCTTGCCATTGATACAGAAGCGGAGTTGAGAGGAGTAGGTGAGCCTGTGCCTGAGCCGGAGGCTCCGGCTGCCCCAGCACCAGAAGGAGAGCTGAATATTGATTTAGAACTGCCGGAATCTGGTAGTGCAGATTCACCGGTATCTTTTGTTGCAAATGCATTGAGTGAAGAGCCTGAGCCGGAAAAAGATACTCCTGTTGCTCCTGCACCAGCAGTTGAGCCACCAGCACCAGTTGAAAAGCCTGCTCCGAAAGTTGAGCCAGCACCAGCGCCAAAAGCTGAGCCTAAGGTAGAGTCAAAGCCTGAACCTAAAGCGCAGCCTGCTTCAGCTCCAGCTGCACCGCCTGCTCCTTCTGCCAAAGCAAAGGACAAGGCTCCAGCAAAGCAGCAAAAGCCAAAATCTTCCAGCACAATTCGTGTAGATCATGAAAAGCTCGACCATTTAATGAACCTTATTGGCGAACTTATTATTAACCGAAACCGTTACACAATGCTTGCGCGTAACCTTGAAGACGGAAATGTAGATATTCAGGAAGTTGCACAGTCACTGACTGAAACTACCTATGCGATGGCTCGCATTTCTGATGATCTTCAGGATACCATCATGAAGGTTCGCATGGTTCCGGTTTCTTCTGTATTTTCCCGATTCCCGCGTTTGGTACGTGACCTTTCCCGCAAAAGCGGTAAGCAAGTTGAGCTTGTTATGGAAGGTGAAGAGACTGAACTCGATAAAAGTGTTGTTGAGGTTATCGGTGATCCGCTTGTTCACCTTATCCGAAATGCAATGGATCATGGTGTAGAGTCCGAAGAAGACCGCCTTAAAGCTGGAAAGCAAGGTAAAGGCACTGTTCACCTTCGTGCTTACTACAGAGGTAACTCTGTTGCCATTGAAATTGAAGATGATGGTAAAGGTATTGATCCTGAAAAAATGCGTGAAGTTGCAGTGCGCAAAGGCATCATAGGCTACGATGAAGCGAAGGTGCTCGATGACCGCGAAGCAATGGAGCTTATCTTTGCTCCAGGTTTCTCTTCAGCAGAAACCATCACTGATATCTCAGGTCGCGGTGTTGGTATGGACGTTGTTCGTACTAACATTAAGAACCTCAAAGGTAGCGTTGCTATCCATTCCGAACTTGGAAAAGGCACTCGCTTTACATTGACCTTGCCGCTCACACTGGCAATTATCGACGCCCTGATGGTCAACGTCGCTGGTGAAGAGTTTGCCATTCCGCTTGATGCGGTTTCCGAAACCACCAAGATTGAAGCTGAACGCCTCACAGATGTTAATGGTCGTAAAGCTGTTACTCTGCGCGGTGAAGTTCTTGGGCTTGTATACATGTCTGACCTGCTTGATCTTCCTCGCTCTGAAGAGTCAGATGTTCTTTCAGTTGTTGTCATTCATGACAATGACAGAAGGTTGGGTCTGGTTGTTGATAAGCTGCACGAACGTCAGGAGATTGTAATTAAGCCGCTCGGCGAATACCTTGGAGATCTTAAAGGTATCTCCGGTGCAACAATCATGGGTGACGGTTCCGTAATTCTTATTCTTGATCCTCATGAAATTTACCTGATGGCAACATCCAAAGCGTTGTAG
- a CDS encoding chemotaxis protein CheW, whose translation MVKTPEEYFEDHLFDVVQTEPTDSFSAAEAAFMSKYLGVNEAEALERLGLQTPVEPECVLSASGSDYATVADAEPVPTVTVSAPVQSPVEQATASVKADVREVAASPEPVVEAVKPVQEAATAEPVSEFTAETATSATDERGSNESSVDDSDLSVLTSDGGDASWGGSTIEREPDLLEQLRTESELQMVSFFLGKQEFTVPINTVQEVIRYLPPTKLPVAPPFVTGVINLRGIVTPIIQLRELLGIVGLDEQERSDKFIVVCKRHGLQFGLVIDTVHTMYRVPQESIDWAVESHLGVTVQYIFGLMKSDDMLIGIISVDNIVEAILEE comes from the coding sequence ATGGTAAAAACTCCTGAAGAATATTTTGAAGATCATTTGTTTGATGTAGTGCAGACCGAGCCGACTGACAGCTTTAGCGCGGCAGAAGCTGCATTTATGTCGAAATATCTTGGGGTAAACGAAGCAGAGGCTCTGGAACGTCTTGGGTTGCAGACCCCTGTTGAGCCGGAATGTGTTCTAAGTGCATCTGGCTCTGACTACGCAACAGTTGCGGATGCCGAACCGGTTCCAACAGTTACTGTTTCGGCTCCTGTGCAATCGCCAGTAGAACAGGCAACAGCTTCTGTTAAAGCGGATGTGCGTGAAGTGGCAGCTTCACCAGAGCCGGTCGTTGAGGCAGTAAAGCCTGTACAGGAAGCTGCAACCGCTGAGCCTGTCTCTGAATTTACGGCTGAGACAGCAACTTCTGCAACTGACGAACGTGGTAGTAATGAATCGTCGGTTGACGATTCTGATCTTAGCGTGCTTACTTCTGATGGTGGGGATGCCAGCTGGGGTGGGTCAACTATTGAACGAGAACCGGATTTACTTGAGCAGCTTCGCACTGAAAGCGAATTGCAGATGGTAAGTTTCTTTCTGGGCAAGCAAGAGTTTACTGTGCCTATCAACACAGTGCAGGAAGTTATACGGTATTTGCCACCTACAAAGCTTCCTGTTGCACCGCCGTTTGTTACCGGTGTTATTAACTTACGCGGAATAGTTACGCCGATTATTCAATTGCGCGAGCTGCTCGGTATTGTCGGGTTAGATGAACAAGAGCGGTCAGACAAATTTATTGTGGTCTGCAAGCGTCACGGACTTCAGTTCGGACTTGTTATTGATACAGTGCACACCATGTATCGCGTGCCGCAAGAGTCCATTGATTGGGCTGTGGAATCCCATCTTGGAGTTACAGTTCAATACATATTCGGATTAATGAAGTCTGATGATATGCTTATTGGTATTATTTCTGTTGATAATATAGTTGAAGCAATTCTGGAAGAATAG
- the yjgA gene encoding ribosome biogenesis factor YjgA, whose amino-acid sequence MELSVSEDRKGSAAFACAETLRMELPAVEATSWRSMMVTEHEQELEAVEEGEEYLSRSEKKRRSTAIQKIGEELASFPISAIRSFNLPPELLQEYEELHTITKHEAKRRKMQYIGKVLRDVDIEPIKARIEEVQEGKAAQSADFHHLERLRERLLQGDKEALTFVMETYQHVDIQKLRQLVRNAKKEIEKQKPPKSSKLLFRYLRELEQG is encoded by the coding sequence GTGGAACTTTCGGTAAGTGAAGATAGAAAAGGTAGCGCGGCTTTTGCTTGTGCAGAGACTTTACGAATGGAACTCCCTGCGGTAGAAGCGACCTCTTGGAGGTCTATGATGGTTACAGAACATGAGCAGGAATTGGAAGCAGTTGAAGAGGGTGAAGAATATCTGAGCCGATCTGAGAAGAAGCGCCGCAGCACAGCTATTCAGAAAATTGGAGAAGAGCTGGCATCGTTTCCTATCAGTGCTATCCGTTCTTTTAACCTTCCGCCTGAATTATTGCAGGAATATGAAGAACTGCACACAATAACGAAACACGAAGCTAAACGTCGGAAAATGCAATATATCGGAAAGGTATTGCGTGACGTAGATATAGAGCCGATTAAAGCACGTATTGAAGAAGTGCAGGAAGGTAAGGCAGCGCAAAGTGCTGATTTTCATCATTTGGAACGGTTGCGTGAGCGCCTGCTCCAAGGTGATAAAGAAGCATTAACTTTTGTTATGGAAACTTACCAGCATGTTGATATTCAAAAATTGAGACAGCTTGTACGAAATGCAAAAAAAGAAATTGAAAAGCAGAAGCCGCCTAAGTCTTCAAAGTTACTTTTCCGTTATTTGCGCGAATTAGAACAAGGGTAA
- a CDS encoding YigZ family protein encodes MSERYLIPDTTQYRVEDIIKKSQFIVTLAHTPSVEEAKAFIAAMKAEFPDATHNCWAYQAGPPGSTAMVGMSDDGEPHGTAGKPMLNMLLHSDIGEISAVVTRYFGGTKLGTGGLVRAYSGMVKLGLETLPTREKITPVRLEVIIDYSAVTLFKRMLPEYEIKVLEEIFGADAAFRVEMPKEHAEAFSAAVVELTNGNALIDDITEG; translated from the coding sequence ATGTCAGAACGGTACCTTATTCCAGATACAACACAGTATCGTGTTGAAGATATAATAAAGAAGAGTCAGTTTATTGTAACGCTGGCACATACGCCTTCTGTTGAAGAAGCAAAGGCGTTTATTGCTGCTATGAAAGCTGAATTTCCAGATGCCACCCATAATTGCTGGGCATATCAGGCAGGTCCTCCCGGCTCAACGGCGATGGTCGGTATGAGTGATGATGGCGAGCCGCATGGAACGGCAGGCAAGCCAATGCTGAATATGTTGCTACACTCTGATATTGGGGAAATATCAGCTGTGGTAACCCGTTATTTTGGCGGGACAAAATTAGGTACTGGCGGTTTGGTTCGTGCGTATTCCGGTATGGTGAAGCTTGGGCTTGAAACCTTGCCGACTCGTGAAAAAATTACGCCGGTTCGGCTTGAAGTTATTATTGATTACAGCGCGGTAACGTTGTTCAAGCGCATGCTGCCAGAGTATGAGATAAAAGTACTGGAAGAAATTTTTGGTGCAGATGCGGCGTTTCGAGTGGAAATGCCTAAAGAGCACGCAGAGGCTTTTTCAGCAGCTGTGGTAGAGCTTACAAACGGAAATGCGTTGATAGATGACATCACCGAAGGCTAA
- a CDS encoding response regulator, with protein MGKHILVVDDSKTVRNLVAFIMKNEGFKVTAAEDGLDGLEKLYSCGAVDLIITDINMPHMDGFTFIENVRKQDAYRDLPIVVLSTEGQDQDIKLGMSLGANLYMVKPAQPEKMVRNVRMLLG; from the coding sequence ATGGGTAAACATATTCTAGTAGTAGACGATTCAAAGACTGTTCGAAATCTTGTCGCCTTTATTATGAAAAATGAAGGCTTTAAAGTTACAGCTGCTGAAGACGGTCTTGACGGGTTGGAAAAATTGTATTCATGCGGAGCGGTAGATTTAATCATTACAGATATCAATATGCCGCATATGGATGGATTCACATTCATAGAAAATGTGCGCAAACAAGATGCCTATCGTGATTTGCCTATCGTAGTTCTTTCAACAGAAGGACAAGATCAGGATATTAAACTGGGCATGAGCCTTGGGGCTAACCTGTACATGGTTAAGCCTGCACAACCGGAAAAAATGGTACGTAACGTTAGAATGCTTTTAGGCTAA